The following coding sequences lie in one Rutidosis leptorrhynchoides isolate AG116_Rl617_1_P2 chromosome 6, CSIRO_AGI_Rlap_v1, whole genome shotgun sequence genomic window:
- the LOC139853010 gene encoding vesicle-associated protein 1-1-like, with product MSTGELLNVEPVELKFAFELKKQISCSLQLLNKTENHVAFKVKTTNPKKYCVRPNTGVVLPGSTCDVTVTMQAQKEAPPDMQCKDKFLLQSVVATAGVAPKDITPEMFSKQPGRVVEECRLRVIYLPPPQPPSPVLEEPDEGVSPKVTFDTANLNVTEARSLISKLVEEKNAALQQCSKVRQEMELLTSGTNKSQGGGVSIIIVIAIGLIGLLLGYLMKN from the exons ATGAGTACAGGAGAGCTTCTCAATGTTGAACCTGTAGAACTCAAATTCGCTT TTGAATTGAAGAAACAGATCTCTTGCTCgcttcagttattgaataaaaccGAGAATCATGTAGCTTTCAAG GTGAAAACTACCAATCCAAAGAAGTATTGTGTTCGTCCAAATACTGGTGTCGTTTTGCCTGGATCAACATGTGATGTTACAG TGACAATGCAAGCTCAGAAGGAAGCCCCTCCTGACATGCAATGCAAGGACAAGTTTCTGCTTCAAAGTGTCGTTGCAACCGCAGGAGTAGCCCCCAAGGACATCACCCCAGAAATG TTCAGTAAGCAGCCGGGTCGTGTTGTTGAAGAGTGCAGATTGAGAGTGATATATCTTCCTCCACCTCAACCACCCTCACCGGTTCTCGAGGAACCCGATGAAGGGGTGTCACCAAAGGTTACCTTCGATACTGCAAATCTGAATGTAACCGAG GCAAGATCTCTCATTTCAAAGTTGGTCGAGGAAAAAAATGCTGCTCTTCAACAATGCAGCAAAGTTCGACAAGAAATG GAACTCTTGACAAGTGGAACCAACAAAAGTCAAGGGGGTGGTGTCTCAATCATCATTGTTATAGCCATTGGTCTAATTGGGCTACTTTTGGGGTACCTGATGAAAAACTAA